One Nitrospirota bacterium DNA segment encodes these proteins:
- the alaC gene encoding alanine transaminase: protein MLEGFYRIKRLPPYVFAQVQALKLEARRRGEDIIDFGMGNPDQPTPGHIVDKLVEAAKKAKNHRYSASRGITKLRHAITNWYRRNYDVELDPETEAIVTIGSKEGLAHLALAMIGPGDVVLTPTPTYPIHMYSFIIAGGEVRGIELRQDSDFFEDLLRVYRQTFPRPRILVINFPHNPTTAVVDLEFFKKVVAFAKEHGVIVIHDLAYADIVFDGYRAPSLLQVPEAKDIGVEFYTLSKSYNMPGWRVGFCVGNREVVGALAKIKSYLDYGIFQPIQIAGIIALNGPQDCVRETVQLYQKRRNVLVGGLNRIGWPVDKPRATMFVWARIPQPYRGMGSLEFSKLLLKDAKVAVSPGIGFGEGGDDYVRFALVENEHRTRQAIRGIRKVLKLDGSER, encoded by the coding sequence GTGCTGGAGGGATTCTACCGGATCAAACGGCTTCCTCCTTACGTGTTCGCGCAGGTTCAGGCCCTGAAGCTGGAAGCCCGCCGCAGGGGCGAAGACATCATCGACTTCGGCATGGGAAATCCGGACCAGCCGACGCCAGGCCACATCGTCGATAAACTGGTCGAGGCGGCCAAGAAGGCGAAGAACCACCGGTATTCCGCATCGCGCGGCATTACCAAACTGCGCCATGCGATCACCAACTGGTATCGGCGCAACTATGACGTCGAGCTGGATCCTGAAACCGAGGCGATCGTCACCATCGGCTCGAAGGAAGGGCTTGCCCACCTCGCGCTGGCGATGATCGGACCGGGCGACGTGGTCCTTACGCCCACGCCGACTTACCCGATTCATATGTACAGCTTCATCATCGCGGGCGGCGAAGTGCGGGGTATCGAACTGCGGCAAGACAGCGATTTCTTTGAGGACCTGCTTCGGGTCTATCGGCAGACGTTCCCTCGTCCCCGCATCCTCGTGATCAATTTTCCGCACAATCCCACGACGGCGGTGGTCGACCTGGAATTTTTCAAGAAAGTGGTGGCCTTTGCCAAAGAGCACGGCGTCATCGTGATCCACGATCTAGCCTACGCCGATATCGTCTTCGACGGCTATAGGGCGCCCAGCCTGCTGCAGGTGCCGGAAGCCAAGGATATCGGCGTGGAGTTCTATACGCTGTCCAAGAGCTACAACATGCCGGGATGGCGGGTCGGTTTCTGCGTCGGCAATCGCGAGGTGGTGGGGGCGCTGGCCAAGATCAAGAGCTATCTGGATTACGGCATTTTCCAGCCGATTCAGATCGCCGGCATCATCGCATTGAACGGCCCGCAGGATTGCGTGAGGGAGACGGTGCAGTTGTATCAGAAGCGGCGGAACGTCCTCGTGGGCGGGCTGAACCGGATCGGATGGCCAGTTGATAAGCCGCGCGCCACGATGTTCGTCTGGGCCCGTATCCCGCAGCCCTACCGGGGTATGGGGTCGCTGGAATTTTCCAAGCTCCTCCTGAAAGACGCGAAGGTCGCCGTGTCTCCCGGCATCGGCTTCGGCGAGGGCGGAGACGACTACGTGCGGTTCGCCCTCGTCGAGAACGAGCACCGGACCAGACAGGCGATCAGGGGGATCCGGAAAGTGTTGAAGCTGGACGGAAGCGAACGATGA
- the thrC gene encoding threonine synthase produces the protein MTRWRGVINEYRKFLPVSDQTPVVTLGEGNTPLIHAARLGKKIAPGVELYLKFEGANPTGSFKDRGMTMAISKALESGARAVICASTGNTSASAAAYGACAGLAVYVLIPAGKIALGKLSQAMMHRATVIQIEGNFDQALAIVKELAATYKIELVNSINPFRIEGQKTAAMEVCDQLGDAPSVHVLPVGNAGNITAYWRGYKEYRAANQCTRVPRMIGFQAAGAAPIVLGRVVEEPQTIATAIRIGNPASWASALEAVRESSGLIDMVTDEEILRAYSLVAAEAGVFCEPASAASVAGVIKLSRAGSLRESETVVCTLTGHGLKDADTAIGVSRQPLTVKASRDDVARLLKV, from the coding sequence ATGACACGCTGGCGCGGCGTCATCAACGAGTATCGCAAGTTTCTCCCGGTGTCCGATCAGACGCCGGTGGTGACCTTAGGCGAGGGCAACACGCCCCTTATTCATGCCGCGCGCCTAGGGAAGAAAATCGCGCCAGGCGTCGAACTCTATCTGAAGTTCGAAGGAGCCAATCCGACCGGGTCGTTCAAGGACCGCGGGATGACGATGGCGATTTCCAAGGCTCTGGAGTCCGGAGCCCGGGCGGTGATCTGTGCCTCCACGGGCAACACGTCGGCCTCGGCCGCCGCCTATGGGGCTTGCGCCGGCCTGGCGGTCTACGTCTTGATTCCGGCTGGCAAGATCGCGCTCGGCAAGCTCTCTCAGGCCATGATGCACCGGGCGACGGTGATTCAGATTGAAGGAAATTTCGACCAGGCGTTGGCCATCGTCAAGGAACTGGCCGCCACCTACAAGATCGAGCTGGTGAACTCGATCAATCCCTTTCGGATCGAAGGCCAAAAGACCGCCGCGATGGAAGTCTGCGATCAACTCGGCGATGCGCCGAGCGTCCATGTCTTGCCGGTGGGCAACGCGGGCAACATCACCGCCTACTGGCGCGGCTACAAGGAGTACCGCGCGGCCAACCAGTGCACCCGTGTCCCGCGCATGATCGGGTTTCAGGCGGCGGGGGCCGCACCTATCGTGCTCGGCCGGGTGGTGGAGGAGCCGCAGACGATCGCGACCGCGATCCGGATAGGCAATCCGGCCAGCTGGGCCTCCGCGCTCGAGGCGGTGCGGGAATCCTCCGGCCTGATCGACATGGTCACCGATGAGGAGATCCTGCGGGCCTATTCGCTGGTCGCGGCGGAAGCCGGCGTCTTTTGCGAACCGGCTTCAGCCGCCTCGGTGGCCGGGGTCATCAAGTTGAGCCGGGCTGGTTCGCTGCGTGAAAGCGAAACGGTGGTGTGTACGTTGACCGGCCACGGGTTGAAGGACGCCGATACGGCGATCGGCGTGTCGAGACAGCCGCTGACTGTGAAAGCCAGCCGCGACGATGTGGCCCGTCTGTTGAAGGTTTAA
- a CDS encoding LapA family protein produces MIRLVLVGILLLLSLAFFLQNQEQEVTLRYFFGFRSASTPIYKPILGAFATGLLVAGILLFPAWVRGRIELRRKTKALQEAEVDLERLRQSLDKALHKTSGQTAPEFLEERSDE; encoded by the coding sequence ATGATCAGGCTCGTTCTCGTCGGCATCCTATTGCTGCTCTCCCTGGCGTTTTTTCTCCAGAACCAGGAACAGGAGGTCACGCTTCGCTATTTCTTCGGATTCCGCTCCGCCTCGACGCCGATTTATAAACCCATTTTGGGCGCCTTCGCGACCGGGTTGCTGGTCGCCGGCATCCTACTGTTCCCCGCCTGGGTGCGAGGACGGATCGAGCTGAGGCGGAAAACCAAAGCGCTCCAGGAGGCCGAGGTGGATCTGGAACGGCTCCGCCAGTCGCTGGACAAGGCCCTGCACAAAACCTCCGGACAAACGGCCCCCGAATTTCTCGAGGAACGTTCCGATGAGTGA
- a CDS encoding homoserine dehydrogenase, with translation MTSRIGVGLIGFGTVGTGVARILMSHAALIRRRVGVPIDLVRVADLDIARDRGIALPDGMLTTDAKQVIDDPAVDIVIELIGGYDAAKRVILDAMAKGKSVVTANKALLAVHGEEIFEAAARHQVDLGFEASVGGGIPVIRALVEGLAADTILSVYGIINGTSNYILSRMTKEGHGFAEVLEEAKRAGYAEADPTFDVAGIDSAHKLAIMVSLAYGTPVNFKDIYTEGITKLTPLDITYAKEFGFAIKLLAIAKFLDGEIEARVHPTMIPSTSPIAQVEGVYNAIQLVGDAVNDVVLYGQGAGSLPTGSAVASDVIAIARNLLSGATGRVPPASFRQDQRRPLRVRPIEEIRSLYYMRFMVLDKPGVLSQISGVLGRYGISISSVLQQGRKEGQTVPVVIMTHTATERDVQAALREIDRMAFISQPTTLIRVEGHDE, from the coding sequence ATGACATCGCGCATCGGAGTAGGCTTGATCGGCTTCGGCACGGTCGGAACGGGGGTTGCCCGGATCCTCATGAGCCATGCCGCCCTTATTCGGCGGCGGGTCGGCGTGCCCATCGACTTGGTGCGCGTCGCGGACCTCGACATCGCGCGGGACCGCGGCATCGCGTTGCCGGACGGCATGTTGACGACCGATGCGAAACAGGTTATCGACGATCCTGCGGTCGATATTGTCATCGAGTTGATCGGAGGCTATGACGCGGCCAAACGGGTGATCCTCGATGCGATGGCGAAAGGCAAGTCGGTGGTCACGGCGAACAAGGCGTTGCTGGCCGTCCATGGCGAAGAGATTTTCGAGGCCGCGGCCAGGCATCAGGTCGATCTGGGTTTCGAAGCCAGCGTCGGCGGAGGGATCCCGGTGATCCGCGCGTTGGTCGAAGGACTGGCCGCCGACACGATTCTCTCGGTCTACGGCATCATCAACGGGACGTCCAACTATATCCTGAGCCGCATGACCAAGGAGGGGCATGGATTTGCCGAGGTGCTGGAAGAAGCCAAGCGGGCCGGCTATGCCGAGGCGGACCCGACGTTCGATGTGGCCGGGATCGACTCGGCACACAAGCTGGCGATCATGGTCAGCCTGGCCTATGGGACGCCGGTCAACTTCAAGGACATCTATACGGAAGGGATCACCAAGCTGACGCCGCTGGATATCACCTATGCGAAGGAGTTCGGATTCGCAATCAAGCTGCTCGCCATCGCGAAATTTCTGGACGGGGAAATCGAGGCCCGCGTCCATCCGACGATGATTCCGTCGACCTCGCCGATCGCGCAGGTCGAGGGAGTCTATAACGCGATCCAATTGGTCGGGGATGCGGTCAACGACGTCGTCCTCTACGGCCAGGGCGCCGGATCGCTGCCGACCGGCAGCGCCGTCGCGAGCGACGTCATCGCGATCGCCCGCAATCTGCTGTCGGGCGCCACCGGACGGGTGCCACCGGCTTCGTTCCGGCAGGATCAGCGGCGGCCGCTTCGCGTCCGCCCGATCGAAGAGATCCGCTCGTTGTACTACATGCGATTTATGGTGCTCGATAAGCCCGGGGTCTTATCGCAGATTTCGGGCGTCCTGGGGCGGTATGGCATCAGCATTTCGTCCGTGCTGCAACAGGGCCGCAAAGAAGGGCAAACGGTGCCGGTCGTGATCATGACGCATACGGCGACCGAGCGAGACGTGCAGGCTGCCCTCCGTGAGATCGACCGGATGGCGTTCATCTCTCAACCCACCACCTTGATCCGCGTTGAGGGGCATGACGAATGA
- a CDS encoding HIT domain-containing protein, with protein sequence MKVLWAPWRMAYIRQSPKPTRCIFCAKARASQDRANLLLHRGRYGFVMMNLFPYNSGHLLVAPYAHVDSTERLSDESALDLMRLTNLSLRVLRAQIKPDGFNVGVNLGRVSGAGVEGHVHLHIVPRWNGDTNFMPLFSETRVMPEHLDATYRKLKAGFTAALAGRSGHRSAPRRRTGKRRS encoded by the coding sequence ATGAAGGTGCTGTGGGCGCCTTGGCGAATGGCGTACATCCGGCAATCGCCGAAGCCCACCCGGTGCATCTTCTGCGCCAAGGCGAGGGCTTCGCAAGACCGGGCGAATTTGCTGCTTCACCGGGGCCGGTACGGATTCGTCATGATGAACCTATTTCCTTATAACAGCGGGCATCTGCTGGTGGCCCCTTACGCCCATGTCGACAGCACCGAACGGCTGTCGGACGAGAGCGCGCTGGACCTGATGCGGCTCACCAACCTCAGCCTCCGTGTCTTGCGGGCCCAGATCAAACCCGACGGGTTCAATGTCGGGGTGAACCTGGGACGGGTGAGCGGCGCCGGCGTGGAAGGACATGTCCATCTGCATATCGTGCCCCGCTGGAACGGCGATACGAACTTCATGCCGTTGTTCTCGGAGACCAGGGTCATGCCGGAACATTTGGACGCCACCTATCGCAAGCTCAAAGCCGGCTTCACGGCCGCTCTGGCGGGGCGGAGCGGGCACCGGTCCGCCCCGCGCAGGCGGACCGGAAAGCGTCGGTCATGA
- the tsaE gene encoding tRNA (adenosine(37)-N6)-threonylcarbamoyltransferase complex ATPase subunit type 1 TsaE: protein MPSSKFHNAKHSVLSPRRVTSAAQATSFGDGLRFLSASVTDTDRFGRVIGRALRGGEVIGLYGDLGTGKTTLVRGIAAGIRAAARLVSSPTFVLIHEYHGRLLLAHADLYRIESQDDVAQTGLSDYLDGETVAVVEWAERAGSELPDDRLEIRLTHRGRATRALHLSATGPISGELLRRIRPAAEKLRVRSRSRTG from the coding sequence ATGCCCTCGTCCAAGTTTCACAACGCTAAGCATTCGGTCCTGTCCCCACGACGCGTGACGAGCGCGGCGCAGGCAACCTCGTTCGGAGACGGCCTCCGGTTTTTGTCCGCTTCCGTTACGGACACGGATCGCTTCGGTCGGGTGATCGGCCGGGCCCTGCGCGGGGGCGAGGTGATCGGCCTGTACGGGGACCTCGGAACCGGGAAGACGACGCTGGTCCGCGGGATCGCGGCGGGAATTCGCGCAGCAGCCCGCCTGGTCAGCAGCCCGACCTTCGTGCTGATTCACGAATATCACGGCCGGCTGCTTCTCGCCCATGCGGACCTGTACCGCATCGAGTCTCAGGATGACGTCGCGCAGACCGGGCTCTCGGACTATCTGGACGGCGAAACGGTCGCGGTGGTCGAATGGGCGGAGCGCGCCGGCTCGGAATTGCCGGACGATAGGCTGGAGATCCGCCTAACCCACAGAGGACGGGCGACCAGAGCGCTGCACCTGAGCGCGACCGGCCCGATCTCGGGGGAGCTGTTGAGGAGAATCCGTCCCGCTGCGGAAAAGCTCCGCGTCCGGTCGAGGAGTCGAACCGGATGA
- a CDS encoding NAD(P)H-hydrate dehydratase has protein sequence MKIVTAEQMQALDRRTILEAGVPSLTLMERAGAGVVSNMEDVFGRLSGKTVTIVCGKGNNGGDGLVVARLLTKKRARVRVFLLTGEKDLSRDARTMYRRLVQTAGKSAVRTLGSIEQLKSPLAESEVVVDALLGTGLSAPVTGSYREAIETINEAQRPTVAVDLPSGIHADTGSVLGAAVRATLTVTFGLPKLGLYVGPGIDHAGQVRIVDIGIPSSYTEEVESRLSLLTEALIRGVLPRRPPSSHKGTFGHAAIIAGSVGKTGAAAMAAKAALRVGAGLVTVATPSSVNDTLEAKLLEAMTVPMPETKARTLARSGLDRLLTFISARTAVAVGPGLTIHPETVELVQTLIRQMDKPAVLDADALNALAGKASLLRECKTPPILTPHPGEMARLEAEATPQSVNADRIGIASRFAAQRGVVLVLKGARTVVARPDGAVAICPTGNPGMATAGTGDVLTGMIVGLLAQGLKQWDAACAATFLHGLAGDIAAARLGVAGMIAGDVIDQIPHALVQVSQR, from the coding sequence ATGAAGATCGTCACCGCCGAACAGATGCAAGCCTTGGATCGCCGAACCATCCTGGAGGCCGGCGTGCCCAGCCTGACGTTGATGGAACGAGCCGGTGCCGGCGTGGTCAGCAACATGGAAGACGTGTTCGGCCGCTTGAGCGGGAAGACCGTCACAATCGTCTGCGGGAAAGGCAACAACGGGGGGGATGGGTTGGTCGTCGCGCGCCTGCTGACGAAGAAGCGGGCGCGGGTTCGAGTGTTTCTGCTGACGGGGGAGAAGGACCTCTCCCGCGACGCACGGACCATGTATCGCCGCCTTGTCCAGACGGCCGGGAAGTCCGCCGTGCGCACGCTGGGGTCCATCGAGCAACTCAAATCCCCGCTCGCTGAAAGCGAGGTGGTCGTCGACGCGTTGCTCGGGACCGGCCTTTCCGCGCCGGTCACTGGGAGCTATCGGGAAGCCATCGAGACGATTAACGAGGCCCAACGGCCGACGGTGGCGGTGGATTTGCCCTCGGGAATCCACGCCGACACAGGCTCCGTGCTCGGCGCCGCCGTCCGCGCGACTCTCACCGTCACATTCGGGCTGCCGAAACTGGGCCTGTACGTGGGACCCGGCATCGACCATGCGGGACAGGTGCGGATCGTCGACATCGGCATTCCGTCTTCGTACACCGAAGAGGTCGAGAGCCGCCTCTCGCTTCTGACCGAAGCCTTGATTCGTGGCGTCCTTCCCCGCCGTCCGCCGTCCTCGCACAAGGGCACATTCGGCCATGCCGCGATCATCGCCGGATCGGTCGGCAAAACCGGAGCCGCGGCGATGGCCGCCAAGGCCGCCTTGCGGGTGGGGGCCGGCCTGGTGACGGTGGCGACGCCGTCGAGCGTGAACGACACGCTGGAAGCCAAGTTGCTGGAAGCCATGACCGTGCCCATGCCGGAGACCAAGGCACGGACGCTGGCGCGATCCGGCCTCGACCGGCTATTGACGTTCATCAGCGCCAGGACTGCGGTCGCCGTCGGACCCGGGCTGACAATTCATCCGGAAACGGTCGAACTGGTCCAGACCCTGATCAGGCAGATGGACAAACCCGCCGTGCTGGACGCCGACGCCCTGAACGCCCTGGCCGGGAAGGCCTCTTTATTGAGGGAATGCAAGACGCCGCCGATTCTCACGCCGCACCCCGGCGAAATGGCCAGGCTGGAAGCGGAGGCGACGCCGCAATCAGTGAACGCGGATCGTATCGGCATCGCCAGTCGATTCGCCGCCCAGCGGGGCGTGGTCCTGGTGCTGAAAGGAGCCAGGACCGTCGTGGCCAGACCGGACGGCGCGGTCGCCATCTGCCCGACCGGCAACCCGGGCATGGCCACGGCCGGGACCGGCGATGTGCTCACCGGCATGATCGTCGGCTTGCTGGCCCAGGGCCTCAAGCAGTGGGACGCCGCTTGCGCCGCCACCTTTCTCCACGGTCTGGCGGGAGACATCGCGGCCGCCCGACTGGGTGTCGCCGGCATGATCGCCGGAGATGTCATCGATCAGATTCCCCATGCCCTCGTCCAAGTTTCACAACGCTAA
- a CDS encoding pyridoxine 5'-phosphate synthase, with protein sequence MARLGVNIDHVATLRQARGGVEPDPIAAAVLVELAGADGLVVHLREDRRHIQDRDLTQLREVVQTKLDLEIAADESMAKTALSVKPHLVTLVPERRQELTTEGGLDVAGQRDKIQKIIELLHDGGIPVSLFIEPDLAQVKAAHKVAADYVELHTGRYANAKRAKEEQLEVEALSQAAKLAYKLGMGVNAGHGLNYRNVKRLTHIQEIVEYNIGHSIIARAVLVGLERAVREMKQLLS encoded by the coding sequence GTGGCGAGACTCGGCGTCAACATCGATCATGTGGCAACCCTGCGACAGGCGCGGGGCGGCGTCGAGCCGGACCCCATCGCCGCGGCCGTGCTGGTGGAACTGGCCGGCGCCGACGGGCTGGTCGTTCACCTTCGTGAAGACCGCCGACACATTCAAGACCGTGACTTGACTCAGCTCCGGGAGGTCGTCCAGACCAAGCTCGACCTGGAAATCGCGGCCGATGAATCCATGGCGAAAACGGCGCTCAGCGTCAAGCCGCACTTGGTGACCCTGGTGCCGGAACGGCGGCAGGAGCTGACGACCGAAGGAGGCCTGGATGTGGCCGGCCAGCGGGACAAAATCCAGAAAATCATCGAACTGCTCCACGACGGCGGCATTCCGGTCAGCCTCTTCATCGAGCCGGACCTCGCTCAGGTCAAGGCCGCGCATAAGGTAGCGGCCGATTACGTGGAATTGCATACCGGTCGCTACGCCAACGCGAAGCGCGCGAAAGAGGAGCAGCTCGAGGTCGAGGCCCTGTCGCAAGCCGCCAAGTTGGCCTACAAACTCGGGATGGGAGTCAACGCCGGCCACGGACTGAACTACCGGAACGTGAAACGGCTGACCCATATCCAGGAGATCGTCGAGTACAACATCGGCCACAGCATCATTGCCAGAGCCGTCCTGGTCGGACTCGAACGGGCCGTGCGCGAGATGAAACAGCTCCTCTCGTAA
- a CDS encoding aspartate kinase produces MALIVQKYGGTSVGSIERIHRVADRVARDHRDGHRVVVVLSAMSGETDRLLRLAHEVTPSPDERELDMLLSTGERVTIALLAMDLRGRGLNARSFTGRQVGILTDSSHTKARIARVTAERIKAALAEGVIPVVAGFQGINEQSDVTTLGRGGSDLTAVALAAALKADRCIIFTDVDGVYTADPNIVPAARRIDKISYEEMLELASLGAKVLQSRSVEFAAKYGVPVEVRSSFTEGKGTLVTTEDADMEGVAVSGVTGDRNQAKITIVGVPDKPGIAARIFGPVAEANIVVDMIIQNVSQASLTDISFTVPRVDLGKAVSLVQRVAKEIDAKSVTVTEAIAKVSLVGVGMRSHSGVAAKMFHVLAREGVNIMMISTSEIKISCVIDEKYLELAMRALHAAFGLDRVPS; encoded by the coding sequence ATGGCGTTGATCGTCCAGAAATACGGCGGCACGTCGGTCGGGAGCATCGAACGAATCCATCGTGTCGCCGACCGTGTCGCCCGTGATCACCGGGACGGGCACCGGGTGGTGGTGGTCCTCTCCGCCATGAGCGGCGAGACCGATCGGCTCCTGCGATTGGCGCACGAGGTCACGCCCTCGCCGGACGAGCGCGAACTGGATATGCTCCTGTCCACCGGCGAGCGAGTCACGATCGCGCTGTTGGCGATGGACCTGCGGGGGCGAGGGCTCAACGCCCGGTCCTTTACCGGCAGACAGGTCGGGATTCTGACCGACAGCTCTCACACCAAGGCCCGCATCGCCCGCGTGACGGCCGAGCGGATCAAAGCCGCGCTGGCCGAAGGCGTCATCCCGGTCGTGGCAGGGTTTCAGGGGATCAACGAGCAGTCCGACGTGACGACGCTGGGTCGGGGCGGATCGGATCTGACGGCGGTCGCCTTGGCGGCCGCGCTCAAAGCCGACCGGTGCATCATTTTCACCGACGTGGACGGAGTCTATACCGCCGATCCGAACATCGTGCCGGCCGCCAGACGCATCGACAAGATCTCGTATGAGGAAATGCTGGAACTGGCGAGCCTGGGCGCAAAGGTGCTGCAGAGCCGTTCGGTGGAGTTCGCCGCAAAGTATGGGGTGCCGGTCGAGGTCCGATCCAGTTTTACCGAAGGAAAGGGAACGCTCGTGACGACTGAAGATGCGGACATGGAGGGCGTGGCGGTCTCCGGAGTCACCGGCGATCGCAACCAGGCGAAGATCACGATCGTCGGGGTTCCCGACAAGCCGGGCATCGCGGCGCGCATTTTCGGGCCGGTGGCGGAGGCCAACATCGTGGTCGACATGATCATCCAGAACGTGAGCCAGGCCTCGCTCACGGACATTTCGTTCACCGTGCCGCGAGTCGATCTGGGGAAAGCGGTCAGTCTCGTGCAGCGCGTCGCGAAGGAGATCGACGCCAAGTCGGTGACCGTGACCGAGGCCATCGCCAAGGTGTCGCTGGTGGGTGTGGGGATGCGGTCGCATTCCGGCGTCGCGGCCAAGATGTTCCACGTACTGGCTCGGGAGGGCGTGAACATCATGATGATCAGCACCTCGGAGATCAAAATCTCCTGCGTGATCGATGAGAAATATCTCGAGCTCGCCATGCGGGCCTTGCACGCCGCCTTCGGATTGGATCGGGTGCCGTCATGA
- the apgM gene encoding 2,3-bisphosphoglycerate-independent phosphoglycerate mutase, producing MKYVILHASGMSDGPYQELGGKTPLQAASTPNMDRLAQEGELGLVTVPFDGPVVGSDVTGVSILGYDPRKYYPGPAPLEAASLGVTVGEHDVVFRCTMVTLRAEATPGGRSTTADIKKFGPHVILDDATAGYIETEQARELIDAVNEQLGSETIQFYPGIGHRHLMVWVGGKARSTCVDPRQAVGRPIGDYLPTGDGADILRKLMEAALIILRDHPVNDERREAGLKPANCLWLWGPGRPHAWPSLTERFRVSGAVVASSDLHRGIGICAGLEAVEPVVSRGADGPALTAFGEAALRELARKDLVYVHSAIPDEVLYGGDPKAKLRVIEEFDKHVVGTVLSGLSQWGPYRVLLVSDRAVTGSDKTMAPSALYTFSEGPTPRAASGARRFSETDAHSSDAPPREATRLIAKLFPRG from the coding sequence ATGAAATACGTGATTCTCCACGCGAGCGGAATGAGCGACGGTCCCTATCAGGAACTGGGCGGGAAAACCCCCCTACAGGCGGCTTCCACTCCGAACATGGACCGATTGGCCCAAGAGGGAGAATTGGGGCTGGTGACCGTTCCGTTCGACGGGCCGGTAGTCGGCAGCGACGTAACGGGCGTGTCAATCCTGGGCTATGACCCACGCAAGTATTATCCGGGTCCGGCGCCGCTGGAGGCGGCCAGCCTTGGCGTGACCGTCGGCGAGCATGATGTCGTGTTCCGTTGCACCATGGTCACGTTGCGCGCGGAAGCTACACCGGGCGGGCGGTCGACGACGGCCGATATCAAGAAGTTCGGCCCGCATGTGATCCTGGACGATGCGACCGCCGGCTACATCGAAACGGAGCAGGCGCGCGAGCTGATCGACGCGGTCAATGAACAACTCGGCTCCGAGACCATTCAGTTTTACCCCGGCATCGGCCATCGGCACCTGATGGTGTGGGTCGGAGGCAAGGCCCGCTCGACCTGTGTGGATCCGCGTCAAGCGGTCGGCCGTCCGATCGGCGACTATCTGCCGACTGGCGACGGGGCGGATATCCTGCGGAAATTGATGGAAGCCGCCCTCATTATTCTCCGGGATCATCCCGTCAACGACGAGCGGCGGGAAGCGGGGTTGAAACCGGCCAACTGTCTGTGGCTGTGGGGGCCCGGGCGCCCGCACGCCTGGCCGAGCCTGACGGAACGGTTCCGGGTCTCGGGCGCCGTCGTCGCCTCGAGCGATCTGCATCGGGGGATCGGGATCTGCGCCGGCTTGGAGGCGGTGGAACCGGTGGTTTCACGCGGAGCCGACGGCCCGGCGTTGACGGCGTTCGGCGAGGCAGCGCTTCGCGAGCTGGCCCGAAAAGACCTGGTGTATGTCCATTCGGCGATCCCCGATGAAGTCCTATACGGCGGCGATCCCAAAGCGAAGCTGCGGGTGATCGAGGAGTTCGACAAACACGTGGTGGGGACCGTGTTGAGCGGCCTGTCGCAATGGGGACCCTACCGGGTTCTGCTGGTTTCGGACCGGGCCGTGACGGGGAGCGACAAGACCATGGCCCCGTCGGCGCTGTATACGTTCTCGGAGGGGCCGACACCGAGGGCCGCCTCGGGCGCGCGGCGGTTCAGCGAAACGGACGCCCACTCCAGCGACGCGCCTCCGCGCGAAGCCACCAGGTTGATCGCCAAGTTGTTCCCTCGCGGTTAG